CGACTGTGAACTCCAGGTGGACAGGGGCCTTTTCTGGATCCTGGGCCCATCCCAGAGCAAGTGTCAAGAAACGCCACCTGCTTCTCCCAGAGCTGGGATGCACTCGGCCCCTCATCCTGTAAAAAAGCCTCCTGCCAGGCCCAGGGCGACACATGCCCTGGCATGTGCTGCCAGATTCTTCTTCCCCAAGTGTGACTTGGGTTGCGTCACACTCCTCCTGTTCAGGAGGGtcgtgacccccccccccattgtccCCAGGTTAATCCGGCCCCTGCTCCCGGCACCAGAAGGCTCTGGGAGGATGAGGGCTGGCATAGAGTCACACACAATTAGGACGAAGCGGAGGTGGGACTCACCCCCTGGCTCCAGTGCACGGGAGAGGGTGCCTCGGAGTCAGGGAGGCCCCGGGCCTCAGGCTCTCCTAGCTGCAGCAAACACCTGCTCTGCAGAGCGCTGCATGACCCGCTGCTGTGCCTGCCCGCCGGGAGGGAGGGGAGCCCTGACCTCCTGGTCAAGAAGGGGCGGGAGCTTTCAGCGCCCCTGCCTGGGCTTCACCATCCCCGCTGCCAACAAGATGGCCTTGGGACGGAGAAGGCGGGCGGTTACTGGTGGCCCGCGCAGCCCAGAGCCTGGACACCGAGGTGCGAGGGTTGGCTGCAGCAGCCTCAGCACCACTCACTCGCCCGGCAGATCCCAATTAATCCTAATACTCAATTACGGGATCTCTCTCTGGGAGCTGTGGTCCACCCTCGCTCCCACCACCCTCCGCTGGCCGGCCCAGATGGCACTGCTGCCTGAGATGTCTGTCCCCTCCGCAGGGGCTGGGGGTAGTATGGAAGTGTGTCGCAGGAAGACCAGAATCCCACTGCCCCCTGGCTCCCAGCCTGGCAGGCTCTGCGGttggggcaggggcgggaggcGACGATGGGCTGGTCTTAATTGGCTGCCACGTATCTGCTGGCACCAAACGTGCCCTTCTACCCCAAAAAGGCTGCTGGCCCGGAGGGTCCCAACAAGGTAACTGCTGGAGCTGGGAGCAGGGCCGGGAAGGAACAGTGAGTAGGCAGAGAGTGTGCCAAGTTAAGAGCCCCTTCTCTGCTTAAAGGGGGCACCTGCCACCCAACCCCAGCAACTGTTGCCAGATGAAGCAGGCCGGAGCTCTGAGATCTTCTGATTTTCCAAAAGAAGCTGGAAAGTCAGATTTACATTAAGTCCCCTTTAAATAGTTTGACTACTGATGATAGCATTCAATAAGGTGTATAAACCTTAAGTGTACAGCTCATGAGTTTTACATGTGTGTGCGCTCAGGTAACCGTCACCCACATCATGATATCGCATCCACTTCTTTTATTTAGAACAGTTCTAGGCTTACAGAATTATCCTGAAGATAGTACAGGGAGTTCCCGTATACAGTCCACCTCGGTCAGCTTCTCCTGtgttagtcaaggttctccagagaaacagaaccaacaggagatacgtgtgtgtgtgtgtgtgtgtgtgtgtgtagtgtgtaaAGATATTTATTGCAAGGAACTGGCTCAGGTGATTATGGGTGCTGAGCAGTCCCAAGATTTGCaatcagcaagctggagacccaagagaACTGGAGGTTCGGTTCCAGTCTGAGCCCGACAGCCTGAGAACCAGAAAAGTTGATGGTGTAAGTTCTAGTCTGAGGGCAGAGGACTGATGTCCTAGCTCAACAGTCGGGCAGGTGAAGTTCcctcttactcagcctttttgtGCCATTcgggtcttcaactgattggataaggcccacccacCACAGGAAGGGCCATATCTTCACTTTGCCAATTCAATGGATGATAATTGCACCCGgagacaccctcacagacacacccaaaatCATGTTTGACTAACTATCTGGGCACTTGTGACCCAGGCAAGTTGACacttaaaattaaccatcacacactATTAATATCTCACATtagaatggtacatttgtcacagttAATGAACTAAGACTGACACACTGTTATTAACTAAAGCCCATATTTTATGcagatttcatcattttttcccTGATTATCCTTTTGCTCTTCCAGAATACCATCCAGGACACCACATTACATTAGGCATCATGTTTTCTCAGACTCCTCTTGGTtgtgatagtttctcagacttcccttgtttcCTTATGATCTTGACAGTTTAAGTACGACTGCTCAGGTATTTTATAGAACATCCCTaaattgggatttgtctgatgtttctctcATTAGTCTGGGGTTATGGGTTGGCAGGAGGATGACCACAGAGGTCAAGTGCCCTTCTCAAGCCATCCAATTAAGGGtgcatactatcaacatgacatCACTATTGATGTGGACCTTGATCACCCGGCATGAGGTAGTGTGTGTGTCACATTTCTACactataaaattactttttctttctcccattatGTACTACACTCTCTGGAAGAAAGTCACTATGTACAGCCCACACTGAAGGGGTAGGGGTTATAATCTACCTTATTAAGGGCAGAGTATCTACACAAACTACTTGGAATTCTTCTAtatagatttgtctcttctctccctttatttattcaaatatatatatatatttgcgcTCATAGGTATTTATTTTGTACAAGTTATAATCCAACACTTTCAATTTTCAAATCGCtccagctttggccactgggaggCCTTTCAgctggctcctgtgtccctttggcATATACCCATCATGGTGGCAtttggggttttggggttttctgttttttgtatttttagcattttcttaCGTTTTGGTACTATAAGATGCTATAGGATTATCTTgtgtatttcctgccccagtcttagaattagccatttctccaaggaactcTGGTTCATTTTATTGGAGAATGCCATTAGAAACCAAGACCTGGGTGCTAGgttgcttctaggccctctcagcAGATAGAGGAGATATGTATGTACACTAATCTgtgtatatacaatttttaaatatttctctatgcAACTGACTGTATCTATATTGAGCTAAACAAGGGttcatattggggcgcctgggtggctcagttggttaagcgactgcctttggctcaggtcatgatcctggagttctgggatcgagtcccacatcgggctccctgctcggcggggagtttgcttctccctctgaccctcccccctctcatgctctctctctcatgctctctctctctctctcattctctctctcaaataaataaaatctttaaaaataaataaataaacaagggtTCATATTGATGTCTCCAATTCCAACCCATTATCACGTGGATCAGGCTAGCCTCCTCCCCTTGCTTACTCGTCACTTCTCATTCCAACAATGAGAACTCCTCCATCCTAATTGACTTAATTTTCAATTCTGGCATATGTGTGCAGTggtttcagaattgttaacccaTAGGCCAAGGAAACCACTTCACCAACTAGAGTACATGCTTACTTGCAGTTCCTTCGCATTCATTCTTACAGACTCCACTCATTTCCAGATTAGCACCTTATTCTCCCACCCCTTCAGTGAAGctgtctcattcatttattttttttttttaaagattttatttatttatttgagagagagagaatgagagacagagagcatgagagggaggagggtcagagggagaagcagactccctgccgagcagggagcccgatgcgggactcgatcccaagactccaggatcatgacctgagccgaaggcagtcgcttaaccaactgagccacccaggcgcccgtctcaTTCATTTATGATACAGCTAGATTCTTTTGTCACATTCTGCGTTCCCTCCTGGGATCCCCTGACCTCCTcaatgatttctttaattttgcatACATTAAAGTTTACTCTTTATGACAAATGCTTAATATCTTGTATTCACCATTACggtatcatacaaaatagttccactgtcttaaaaaaaaaaaaaaaaaaaatcccgttTTACCCATTTAAttctacccctcccacccctggcaaccagtaATTTGTTTACCTTATGTATACGTCTGTCTTTTCTGGACTGTCAggcttttcagactggcttctttcacttagtaaaatgcctatctgtgtcttttcatggctagATGATTTCCTTCCATCATTGAATAAATAGTCCATTTTGTGGATATATCACAGTTTACTTGTTCATTCACCAATTGaatgccacctcctctgggaagactCCTGTGATGTCCCCAAGCAGGCTCCTTCCTCTAAGTTCCAATGCATCCTCTACCAGTCTCCACACTGTCTTACCGTACAGTGTGTCTTTGCtttcctgtctgtctctccttgaGACTAggagctccctgaggacagaagCCATGGCCAGTTTATTTCCATATCATCAGTGTTCGGCACAAGGCCTGGGATGGAGGATGGAGTCAGAAAATgtctgttggggcacctgggtggctcagttggtgaagcgtctgcctttggctcaggtcatgatctcagggtcctgggatcaagcctcccatcgggctccctgatgctcagcggggagtctgcttctccctttccctctgctcctcccacctgctcgtgctctcgctctgtctctctcaaataaataaaatctttaaaaaaagaaagagagaaagaaagaaaatgtctgttggatgaatgaatgaatgtcctgGAGATGAGGAAAATCTACAGACCTGGGGCATGAAGGGTACACAAGGCCAGTGAAGTTTTGAGGAGAAGTAGCCCGGCAGAAAGGGTTACTGTTTGGAGGAGAGTCTAAGATCTAGGGTTGTGAGGAATGAGATTTGAGGGGAGGGATCTGGATGGAGAAATGGACAGTAAAGAGGACAATGAAACAAGCTCCTTATGAATACTCATTTATCCACACAACAACCCTGTAAGATAGTTATTATTAACGTCCGCATCTTAAAGATGGGGAAACCCAAGCATATTGAggtgagtaacttgcccaagaggAAATCGCTGATGGGGGCGGTATGAGATTCGAACCATCAGCCTAACTCCAGTCGGTGCTCTCACCCAAGATCAGTCTGGTACAGGGCCCGGGGTGCGGTGAGTAGTCAACGGAGGTGAGCGTTCCTGCTGTTGTCAGGTTCGGAGTCTTGGGGGACAGGTTGAGGGGTCTTTGAGGTCGCCATCGGATCTAACATCAGCCTGGACCGGAGGACGAGGCAAATTGGTAGAGGCGCGGTGGTAGCGTTGGTGAGGGATCCGTTGCCATAGGAACAAACGAAGGCTTTAGGAGGGCGCATGCGCAGACCGGGGAAAGGTTGTTGAACCGGTGAAAGGTGACGTAAAAGCGCACGGGGTGAGACGCAGGGCTCCGAACGTCAAAGCCCTGCGTCCTCCGGCACTCAGAGCGGTGGAAAGGCGCGCTCGGTGGTGGCGGCGGCAGCGATAGCAGGCCCAGCTGGACCGACACCAGGCAGTGCGAAGCTGACGTGCAAAGCAGCGCGAGTGAAGCGTGAGGGCGACGCCCGCGCCGGGAAGACCCCTCCGCGCGAACCGCGGCCGACCAGACCCGGGTCCCGGCTTCCGAGGCCCCGCCTCTCGGGCCTTGGGACTAATCGGATTGAGAGCGCGCCGGCCCGGACCGCGAACTCGCCAATTGCGTAAGGCGTCAGCTACCGCCCAATCCGGAGCAGACAGGTGCGAGGTCCGAAAGGCGGAGACCAATCAGCAGCGGTTGCGGCCTGTTGGGGTCGGTCTCGGCCAATGAGGAGGCCCGAGTGACGTCCTGGCGCACCAATCGGGAGTGAGAGAGCATTGGTGCTCGCCCGCCCTTCCGGCCTGAGCTCTATTTACCAGGGGCGTGCGGCCGGTTTACCAATCAGAGCGCGGCTGAGCGGCCAAGCAGCCAACCCCGGAGGAGCGGCCGGCCGGCGTCCGCCGCACCCAAGAGTTGGGGATGTCCTACAAACCCATCGCCCCCGCCCCTAGCAGCACCCCCGGCTCCAGCACCCCTGGGCCCGGCACCCCGGTACCTACAGGTGAGGATCCAGCTCTACCCCTGCTCGTCTGCCCGGGTGGTCGAGGTCTCGAAGAGAAGACGGCCTGAGTTCTGCAACATTGGGCCTGCCGCCTACCctcgctgagcctcagtttgctggCCTGTGAAGTGGGCGTGGTCATGTAAGGGCTAGTTGGTGGAGCGCAGGGGGAGGGGTTTGTCCCTGAAGTTGAGCGCCTGGAAGCATCCCTTCGGAGGGAATCGGGCGAATCCGGTCGGGGGTTTGGAACGCTGGGAGGAGGCGTCCCGGCCCCGCGCTGACCTCTTACTCGCGCATGTTGCAGCCGGAAGTGTCCCATCGCCATCGGGCTCGGTGCCGGGAGCCGCTGCCCCTTTCAGACCCCTGTTTAACGACTTTGGACCGCCCTCCATGGGCTATGTGCAGGTGAGTGGGGACGAGGGATTGCCTATGGATGGGGACTGGAGGTCCCTTCGGGGCCTGAGCTCATTGCCCTGTCCTTTTTTGACATAGGCAATGAAGCCACCCGGAGCCCAGGGTTCTCAGAGCACCTACACGGACCTGCTATCGGTCATAGAGGAGATGGGCAAAGAGATCCGGCCTACCTATGCTGGCAGCAAGAGCGCCATGGAGCGCCTGAAGAGAGGTAAGTGAGGCCTCCACCCTCCCTGTTCAGGCGACTAACACTGGACAGTCCTTCCTTAGGAAAGGAAGGACATCT
Above is a genomic segment from Halichoerus grypus chromosome 11, mHalGry1.hap1.1, whole genome shotgun sequence containing:
- the CDK2AP2 gene encoding cyclin-dependent kinase 2-associated protein 2 isoform X2, coding for MGYVQAMKPPGAQGSQSTYTDLLSVIEEMGKEIRPTYAGSKSAMERLKRGIIHARALVRECLAETERNART
- the CDK2AP2 gene encoding cyclin-dependent kinase 2-associated protein 2 isoform X1, whose protein sequence is MSYKPIAPAPSSTPGSSTPGPGTPVPTAGSVPSPSGSVPGAAAPFRPLFNDFGPPSMGYVQAMKPPGAQGSQSTYTDLLSVIEEMGKEIRPTYAGSKSAMERLKRGIIHARALVRECLAETERNART